From the Fulvia fulva chromosome 2, complete sequence genome, one window contains:
- a CDS encoding AdoMet-dependent rRNA methyltransferase spb1: protein MAIQKKHAKARLDKYYYLAKEKGYRARAAFKLIQLNKKYSFLQNAKCLIDLCAAPGSWLQVAAETMPQKSLIVGVDLSPIKPIPKTITFQGDITTDKCRAAIRGHLKTWKADCVIHDGAPNVGTAWVQDAFSQNDLVLSSLRLATEFLAPNGTFVTKVFRSKDSAKLEWIFKQLFSKVEQTKPPSSRNVSAETFYVCRGYKAPKHLDPKFLDPAYAFMEAAEGKANMEARVFNPEKKKRKREGYEEGDWTQFNECPAYEFIQTHDPIDMLGRYNRFHFDTQAGDEIAQAALAKIPDTTEEVRQNCEDLKVLGRKEFKVLLRWRLKARDVFGLRQKKEGTHKKAEAKPEPAEGEAGEEVAMVESMDDEMRYAEEVQALQEQQNKEKRKERRKENERKQKDIVRMQMGMTTPSEIGIEAGENDPVFRLKDVDKASDVRRQIVKGRMHTQVAPEKPKEVSEDEEEEDEELDELEAQLDCMYEDYQSRREDHKAKARAKRARKDDEEPFEDFDKRETGADSDASDEDLLEDDDDDDDSDTGDEGFTTDLQGKDPKEGGLSRRAASFFQQDIFSGIDGLDGDEDEELEPDNDKARDSGIDVDSPELKAAPTAGEGDDFETEAEDDDEDGESDSGPEDVAGAEQEEDWEERTVKPGQERETEGRPNIDIITAEAMTLAHQLATGKVTKQQLLDDNFNKYSLRDVDGLPEWFLDDENKHAKLQRPVSKEAAAAIKEKLRALNARPIKKVREAKARKTMRTARRLEKLKKKSEGLAEDGDMGEREKAGAISKLMAKAAKGGKKRQPVKVVKAGGQNKGSGRPRGVKGKYKMVDARLKKDTRGLKRAAKRQGKK from the coding sequence ATGGCGATCCAGAAGAAGCACGCGAAAGCGCGTCTCGACAAGTACTACTACCTCGCCAAGGAGAAGGGCTACCGCGCTCGTGCTGCCTTCAAGCTGATCCAGCTCAACAAGAAGTACTCCTTCCTGCAGAATGCGAAATGCCTGATCGATCTCTGCGCCGCACCCGGATCATGGCTCCAAGTCGCCGCCGAGACGATGCCGCAGAAGTCGCTCATCGTCGGGGTGGACTTGTCGCCGAtcaagccgatcccgaagaCGATTACCTTCCAGGGCGACATCACGACCGACAAGTGCCGCGCCGCCATTCGAGGGCATTTGAAGACGTGGAAGGCCGACTGTGTCATACACGATGGTGCGCCCAATGTTGGTACTGCCTGGGTGCAGGATGCCTTTAGTCAGAACGACTTGGTCTTGAGCTCGCTGAGGCTGGCCACCGAGTTCCTGGCGCCGAATGGAACCTTTGTGACCAAGGTCTTCAGATCCAAGGATAGTGCGAAGCTGGAGTGGATCTTCAAGCAGCTCTTCTCCAAGGTTGAGCAGACGAAGCCACCCAGTAGTCGAAATGTTTCTGCCGAGACTTTCTATGTCTGCAGGGGCTACAAGGCGCCAAAGCACTTGGACCCCAAGTTCTTGGACCCGGCATATGCGTTTATGGAGGCAGCAGAGGGCAAGGCTAACATGGAAGCGAGAGTCTTCAACccggagaagaagaagaggAAGAGAGAAGGTTACGAAGAGGGTGACTGGACACAGTTCAACGAATGCCCTGCGTATGAGTTCATTCAGACTCACGATCCGATTGATATGCTAGGAAGATACAACAGATTCCATTTCGACACTCAGGCAGGAGACGAGATCGCACAGGCTGCGTTGGCCAAGATTCCCGACACGACAGAAGAGGTTAGGCAGAATTGTGAGGACTTGAAGGTGCTTGGTCGCAAGGAGTTCAAGGTTCTGCTCAGATGGAGATTGAAGGCGAGAGATGTGTTTGGTCTGCGACAGAAGAAAGAGGGAACACATAAGAAGGCTGAAGCCAAACCAGAACCTGCCGAGGGAGAGGCTGGAGAGGAGGTTGCAATGGTCGAGTCTATGGACGATGAGATGCGGTATGCAGAGGAAGTCCAGGCGCTGCAAGAACAGCAGAACAAGGAGAAGCGAAAGGAGCGGCGGAAAGAGAACGAGCGCAAGCAAAAAGACATTGTGCGCATGCAGATGGGCATGACTACGCCTTCCGAAATTGGTATCGAAGCTGGCGAGAACGACCCTGTCTTCCGTCTGAAGGATGTCGACAAAGCCTCAGATGTGCGGCGACAGATTGTGAAAGGACGCATGCACACCCAAGTCGCTCCCGAGAAGCCAAAGGAGGTGAGTGAAGACGAGGAAGAGGAAGACGAGGAGCTGGATGAGTTGGAGGCACAGCTTGATTGCATGTACGAAGACTACCAGTCGCGGCGAGAAGATCACAAAGCGAAAGCCCGTGCGAAGCGTGCGAGGAAAGACGACGAAGAGCCATTCGAGGACTTTGACAAGCGCGAGACAGGTGCCGATTCCGACGCCAGCGATGAGGATCTTCTCGAGGATGATGACGATGACGACGATAGCGATACAGGAGATGAAGGCTTTACAACAGATCTGCAGGGCAAGGATCCTAAAGAGGGTGGACTGAGCAGACGAGCGGCGTCGTTCTTCCAGCAAGACATCTTCAGCGGGATAGACGGGCTCGATGGCGACGAAGACGAAGAGCTTGAGCCAGATAACGACAAGGCAAGAGACAGCGGCATCGACGTCGACTCGCCAGAGCTTAAGGCAGCGCCCACTGCTGGGGAAGGCGATGACTTCGAGACCGAAGCCGAAGACGACGACGAAGATGGCGAGTCAGACTCGGGACCCGAAGACGTCGCAGGCGCAGAACAAGAAGAAGACTGGGAAGAACGCACCGTCAAACCCGGCCAAGAACGAGAAACCGAAGGCCGCCCCAACATCGACATCATCACAGCCGAAGCCATGACCCTCGCGCACCAACTCGCGACAGGCAAAGTGACCAAACAGCAACTCCTCGACGACAACTTCAACAAATACTCCCTCCGCGACGTCGACGGCCTCCCCGAATGGTTCCTCGACGACGAAAACAAACACGCCAAACTCCAACGCCCCGTCAGCAAAGAAGCCGCCGCGGCCATCAAGGAAAAACTCCGCGCCCTCAACGCCCGCCCCATCAAAAAGGTCCGCGAGGCAAAGGCCCGCAAGACCATGCGGACGGCGCGCAGGTTGGAGAAGTTGAAGAAGAAGAGTGAAGGCTTGGCGGAGGATGGGGATATGGGGGAGAGGGAGAAGGCGG